A stretch of Arachis hypogaea cultivar Tifrunner chromosome 15, arahy.Tifrunner.gnm2.J5K5, whole genome shotgun sequence DNA encodes these proteins:
- the LOC112747190 gene encoding phosphoenolpyruvate carboxylase 2-like, with product MLTGLDAWDSIVIAKSFSHMLNLANLAEEVQIAYRRRIKLLKKGDFAYENSAITESDIEETFKRLVIELKKSPQEVFDALKKQTVDLVLTAHPTQSVRRSLLQKHGRTGRIP from the exons ATGCTAACTGGTCTTGATGCTTGGGATTCTATTGTCATTGCCAAATCATTTTCCCACATGCTTAATTTGGCTAACTTGGCAGAAGAAGTTCAAATTGCCTACCGAAGAAGGATTAAGCTATTAAAGAAGGGCGATTTTGCTTATGAGAACTCTGCCATCACTGAATCTGACATTGAAGAAACCTTCAAGAGGCTTGTGATTGAACTGAAAAAGTCCCCACAGGAAGTGTTTGATGCTTTGAAGAAGCAAACTGTAGATTTGGTCCTAACTGCTCATCCCACTCAGTCCGTTCGTCGATCTCTGCTGCAAAAGCATGGAAG GACTGGAAGGATACCATAG